Part of the Paeniglutamicibacter sulfureus genome, CACCCGGGCCGCCTTCCAGACCTACTCCGGGCACAAGGCCCGCCAGCGAAACTACCTGGGCTAATGCCCCCCAACCAACTTCCCCCCCACCACAGAAGGAAAGCCGACATGAGCACCACCACCCAGGCCACCGCGGTGACCACCATCAAGCACTTCATCAACGGCGCCGAAACCACCGGCGACAGCAGCAACACCCAGCCGGTGTACAACCCGGCCACCGGCGAGGTCACCGCCAACCTGGCCCTGGCCTCCGCCAGGGACCTGGAGGCAACAGTGGTTGCCGCCCGCGCCGCGGCCGATTCCTGGGGGGACGCCTCCATCGCCAAGCGCACCGCCGTGCTCTTTAAGTTCCGCGAACTGCTGGCCGCCAACACCGACGAGCTGGCCCGCATCGTGACTTCCGAGCACGGCAAGGTCCTCTCCGACGCCGCCGGCGAGATCGGCCGCGGCCTGGAGGTCGTTGAGTACGCCTGCGGCATCTCGCAGTCGCTCACGGGCGAATACTCCGACCAGGTCTCCACCGGCATCGACGTGTTCTCCTTCCGCCAGCCGCTCGGCGTGGTCGCGGGCATCACACCCTTCAACTTCCCGGTCATGGTCCCGCTGTGGATGGCGCCGGTCGCGATCGCCGCGGGCAACGCCTTCATCCTCAAGCCCTCCGAGCGCGACCCCTCCGCAGCGGTCTTCATGGCGCGGCTCTTCAAGGAAGCCGGCCTGCCCGACGGCGTGTTCCAGGTGCTGCACGGCGGCAAGGAAACCGTCGACGGCCTGCTGCACCACCCGCTCATCGACGGGATCTCCTTCGTCGGTTCCACCCCCATCGCCAAGTACGTCCATGAGACGGCCACCGCCAACGGCAAGCGCGTCCAGGCCTTGGGCGGGGCGAAGAACCACGCGGTCATCATGCCCGACGCCGACATGGAACTCGCCGCCGACCACCTCACCGCCGCCGCCTTCGGCTCGGCCGGACAGCGCTGCATGGCCATCTCCGTGGCCGTTGCCGTCGGCCCCGCAGCGGACGTGCTGGTGGACAAGCTGGTTGCCCGCGCCAAGGACATCAAGGTCTCCCACGGCCTGGACGCCGAGGCCGACATGGGCCCGGTCATCACCCCCGCCTCCAAGACCCGCATCGAAAAGATCGTGGGCGAGGCGCAGGAAGCCGGAGCAGCGATCATCGTCGACGGCCGCGACCTGGTCGTCGCCGACCACGAGAACGGCTTCTTCGTCGGCCCGACCATCATCGACAAGGTCAAGACCGAAATGACCGCCTACACCGAGGAAGTCTTCGGACCCGTCCTGGCCGTCGTCCGCGTGAACACCCTGGCCGAGGCCATCGAGGTCGTCAACGCCAACCCGTACGGCAACGGCACGGCGATCTTCACCTCCAACGGCGCAGACGCCCGCACCTACATGCGCCGCGTCCACGTTGGCATGGTCGGGGTCAACATCCCGCTGCCGGTCCCGGTGGCATGGCACTCCTTCGGCGGCTGGAAGAACTCGCTGTTCGGCGAACACCACATCTACGGTGCCGACGGCGTGCGCTTCTACACGCGCGGCAAGGCAGTCACCCAGCGCTGGCCCGAACACAAGGAAGAATCCAACGCCTCCTTCGCGTTCCCTTCCAACTAGCACCGCCCCGTTCTCCCCCGGGGACCAACACCCCCCTGGGGGGAGGGTGTACCGGCGGCGGGAAACGCCTCCCGCCGCCGGAACCCCGAATTGCCTCGCAGCCCCCCGCTTCATGAACGAAAGGTCCGCATGATGCTGGACATCAAAAACAAGTTGATCATTGGCACCGCGCCGGACTCCTGGGGCGTATGGTTCCCGGAGGACCCGAAGCAGACGCCCTGGGAACGCTTCCTGGACGAGGTCGCCGAATCCGGGTACAAGACCATCGAACTGGGACCTTACGGATACCTGCCCACCGATCCGTCCCGCCTGGCCGACGAACTGGCGGCCCGCGACTTGAACGTCTGTGCCGGCACGGTGTTCACCGCCTTCCACCGCGGACTGGACGGCAGCGCCGCGGCTTGGGACGAGGCCTGGGAACCGGCCCGCCGGGTCGCCGAACTCACCGCCGCCATGGGCGGGGAGCACATCGTGGTCATCCCGGCCATGTGGCGCGATGACGTCACCGGGGAAGCCGTGGAGGACGAGCAACTCTCCGCAGGTGGCTGGGATGCCCTGTTCCAGGGCCACGACCGGCTGGGGAAGATCCTGGCCGAGGACTTCGGGCTGAAGCAACAGTTCCACTCCCATGCCGACTCCCACGTCTGCGCGCAGGACGACATCGAGCGTTTCCTGCAGCACACCGATCCGGCCTTCACCAACCTGTGCTTGGACACCGGGCACGCCGAATACGGGGGAGCGTCCTCGCTTGAGCTGATTTCCAATCACCCCGAGCGCATCGGCTACCTGCACCTGAAGCAGATCGACCCGGTGGTGCTGGCCAAGGTGCGCGAGTCCAACATGACGTGGGCGGCGGCCAACAAGGCAGGGGTCATGGTCGAGCCGCCGAACGGGCTGCCGGACCTGCGCGCCGTCATCGAGGCCGTCGAGGCCCTGGACAAGCCGGTGTACGGGATCGTGGAGCAGGACA contains:
- a CDS encoding CoA-acylating methylmalonate-semialdehyde dehydrogenase encodes the protein MSTTTQATAVTTIKHFINGAETTGDSSNTQPVYNPATGEVTANLALASARDLEATVVAARAAADSWGDASIAKRTAVLFKFRELLAANTDELARIVTSEHGKVLSDAAGEIGRGLEVVEYACGISQSLTGEYSDQVSTGIDVFSFRQPLGVVAGITPFNFPVMVPLWMAPVAIAAGNAFILKPSERDPSAAVFMARLFKEAGLPDGVFQVLHGGKETVDGLLHHPLIDGISFVGSTPIAKYVHETATANGKRVQALGGAKNHAVIMPDADMELAADHLTAAAFGSAGQRCMAISVAVAVGPAADVLVDKLVARAKDIKVSHGLDAEADMGPVITPASKTRIEKIVGEAQEAGAAIIVDGRDLVVADHENGFFVGPTIIDKVKTEMTAYTEEVFGPVLAVVRVNTLAEAIEVVNANPYGNGTAIFTSNGADARTYMRRVHVGMVGVNIPLPVPVAWHSFGGWKNSLFGEHHIYGADGVRFYTRGKAVTQRWPEHKEESNASFAFPSN
- a CDS encoding sugar phosphate isomerase/epimerase family protein; protein product: MLDIKNKLIIGTAPDSWGVWFPEDPKQTPWERFLDEVAESGYKTIELGPYGYLPTDPSRLADELAARDLNVCAGTVFTAFHRGLDGSAAAWDEAWEPARRVAELTAAMGGEHIVVIPAMWRDDVTGEAVEDEQLSAGGWDALFQGHDRLGKILAEDFGLKQQFHSHADSHVCAQDDIERFLQHTDPAFTNLCLDTGHAEYGGASSLELISNHPERIGYLHLKQIDPVVLAKVRESNMTWAAANKAGVMVEPPNGLPDLRAVIEAVEALDKPVYGIVEQDMYPVIDFSVPMPIAKRTAAHLLSCGSRTRVR